One Halolamina litorea genomic window carries:
- a CDS encoding DNA-directed RNA polymerase subunit B'' → MDREDRRAVSREYFSQERLAEHHFRSFNNFLDRGMQDVVDEKETIGTDIGDKEGQEPVWVELGNVRILTPRVREADGSEELLYPQEARLRNITYAAPVFMEMSIVRGGEEEPEEVVDQTETKVGRMPIMVGSNKCNIDGFTDEELVDIGEDPVDPGGYFIVNGSERVLMTSEDLAPNKILAEHDTKYGDDIQVAKTFSQRRGYRALVLCERNREGLLEVSFPSVSGSVPFVTLVRALGLESDEEIVHRVSEDPEIVKFMLENLEEADVQTEEGAIETLGKRVASGQGKNYQLKRANYVIDRYLLPHLHEEGVEEEDVRINKAYYLCRMAEACFELALGRRDSDDKDHYSNKRLKVSGDLMKDLFRTALNKLSRDVKYQLERANMRNRDLSVNTVVRSDVLTERLEHPIATGNWVGGRSGVSQLVDRTDYMGVLSHLRRLRSPLSRSQPHFDARDLHATQWGRICPSETPEGPNCGLVKNFAQAMELSQHVEDERELKRELDDMGVEGIPGIEGVERTTPADD, encoded by the coding sequence ATGGACCGAGAAGACCGCCGTGCGGTCTCCCGGGAGTACTTCTCCCAGGAGCGTCTGGCGGAGCACCACTTCCGGTCGTTCAACAACTTCCTCGACCGCGGCATGCAGGACGTCGTCGACGAGAAGGAGACGATCGGCACCGACATCGGCGACAAGGAAGGACAGGAGCCCGTCTGGGTCGAACTCGGCAACGTCCGTATCCTGACGCCGCGGGTCCGCGAGGCCGACGGCTCCGAGGAGCTGCTCTACCCGCAGGAGGCCCGCCTGCGCAACATCACCTACGCCGCCCCCGTGTTCATGGAGATGTCCATCGTTCGCGGCGGCGAGGAGGAGCCCGAGGAGGTCGTCGACCAGACCGAGACGAAGGTCGGCCGCATGCCGATCATGGTCGGCTCGAACAAGTGTAACATCGACGGCTTCACCGACGAGGAACTGGTCGACATCGGCGAGGACCCCGTCGACCCCGGCGGCTACTTCATCGTCAACGGCTCCGAGCGCGTGCTGATGACCAGCGAGGACCTCGCGCCGAACAAGATCCTCGCGGAGCACGACACGAAGTACGGCGACGACATCCAGGTGGCCAAGACGTTCTCCCAGCGCCGTGGCTACCGCGCGCTCGTGCTGTGTGAGCGCAACCGCGAGGGGCTGCTCGAAGTGAGCTTCCCCTCCGTCTCCGGCTCCGTGCCGTTCGTGACGCTGGTCCGTGCCCTCGGGCTGGAGTCCGACGAGGAGATCGTCCACCGCGTCTCGGAGGACCCCGAGATCGTGAAGTTCATGCTGGAGAACTTGGAGGAAGCCGACGTCCAGACCGAGGAGGGCGCCATCGAGACCCTCGGGAAGCGCGTCGCCTCCGGCCAGGGCAAGAACTACCAGCTGAAGCGGGCGAACTACGTCATCGACCGCTACCTGCTCCCGCACCTCCACGAGGAGGGCGTCGAGGAGGAGGACGTCCGCATCAACAAGGCGTACTACCTCTGCCGGATGGCCGAGGCGTGTTTCGAACTCGCCCTCGGTCGACGCGACTCCGACGACAAGGACCACTACTCCAACAAGCGCCTCAAGGTCAGCGGCGACCTGATGAAGGACCTGTTCCGGACCGCGCTGAACAAGCTCTCCCGGGACGTGAAGTACCAGCTCGAGCGCGCCAACATGCGGAACCGTGACCTCAGCGTCAACACGGTCGTCCGCTCGGACGTGCTGACCGAGCGCCTCGAACACCCGATCGCCACCGGGAACTGGGTCGGTGGCCGTTCGGGCGTCTCCCAGCTGGTCGACCGAACCGACTACATGGGCGTTCTCTCCCACCTGCGACGGCTGCGCTCGCCGCTCAGCCGCTCCCAGCCCCACTTCGACGCGCGTGACCTGCACGCGACCCAGTGGGGCCGTATCTGTCCCTCCGAAACGCCGGAGGGGCCCAACTGTGGCCTCGTGAAGAACTTCGCACAGGCGATGGAGCTCTCCCAGCACGTCGAGGACGAGCGCGAACTCAAGCGCGAACTCGACGACATGGGCGTCGAAGGCATCCCCGGTATCGAGGGCGTCGAACGAACCACACCCGCGGACGACTGA
- a CDS encoding DNA-directed RNA polymerase subunit H yields the protein MVDVSQHELVPEHTLLDEPEIEEVLEEYQVKKTNLPKIKRRDPALPKEAEPGDVVRIERDSRTTDTAVVYRLVVE from the coding sequence ATGGTAGACGTAAGCCAACACGAACTGGTTCCGGAGCACACACTCCTCGATGAGCCCGAGATCGAGGAGGTGCTGGAGGAGTACCAAGTGAAGAAGACGAACCTACCCAAAATCAAGCGCAGGGATCCCGCCCTGCCCAAGGAGGCAGAGCCCGGCGACGTCGTTCGCATCGAGCGCGACTCGCGCACCACAGACACCGCCGTCGTCTACAGACTGGTGGTCGAATAA
- a CDS encoding alpha,alpha-trehalose-phosphate synthase (UDP-forming), producing the protein MIDDALGDRSLVVASNREPYVHDYDDGEPTVERPTGGLVTALDGVVAETGGTWVAWGSGDADFDPAVAPNGRVDLPPEVATGDSDDRPGYTLSRLDLPRRLVENYYYGYSNQVLWPICHLEADPVNVAPDFAPAYREANRRFAERICDADPDVVWFQDYHLALAPGDVREAIPDARLVHFWHVPWPTPEFFEICPQATELLRGLLGNDAVGFHLDRYAANFRECVARFVPDAALTPAGEIRYEGRTVETYASPIGVDTDRVAANAASDAAEHYWERVAARYDLPADRSIVLGVDRLDYTKGIVERLDALSYLLEQNPGLVGEFTYVQKGTRTRDRIPAYRRYYDDVRARINELDRVHGTEDWTPAIYIEEGIDDRELAGLYRHADVAVVSSRRDGMNLVAKEFVAAQGATAADTPGVLVLSRFVGAAEALCPAALPVNPYDVSGFASTIGEALGMDADERRERIGTMQAAVREQDIDAWLAAQKQVLTGTASVVADD; encoded by the coding sequence GTGATCGACGACGCCCTGGGTGATCGGTCGCTCGTGGTCGCCTCGAACCGTGAGCCGTACGTCCACGACTACGACGACGGGGAGCCGACGGTCGAGCGCCCCACGGGAGGGCTCGTGACCGCACTCGACGGCGTCGTCGCCGAGACCGGCGGGACGTGGGTCGCGTGGGGCAGCGGCGACGCCGACTTCGACCCCGCGGTGGCACCGAACGGCCGGGTGGACCTGCCACCGGAGGTGGCGACCGGCGATAGCGACGACCGGCCGGGCTACACGCTCTCGCGGTTGGACCTGCCGCGGCGGCTGGTCGAGAACTACTACTACGGCTACAGCAACCAGGTGCTCTGGCCGATCTGCCACCTCGAAGCCGACCCGGTGAACGTCGCCCCCGACTTCGCCCCGGCCTACCGCGAGGCGAACCGCCGCTTCGCCGAGCGGATCTGCGACGCCGACCCCGACGTGGTCTGGTTCCAGGACTACCACCTCGCGCTGGCGCCGGGCGACGTCCGAGAGGCCATCCCCGACGCGCGACTGGTGCACTTCTGGCACGTCCCGTGGCCGACGCCGGAGTTCTTCGAGATCTGCCCGCAGGCGACCGAACTGCTCCGCGGGCTGCTCGGCAACGACGCGGTCGGCTTCCACCTCGACCGCTACGCCGCGAACTTCCGGGAGTGCGTGGCCCGATTCGTCCCCGACGCGGCGCTGACCCCGGCCGGCGAGATCCGCTACGAGGGGCGGACCGTCGAGACGTACGCCTCGCCGATCGGCGTCGATACCGACCGCGTCGCCGCGAACGCCGCGAGCGACGCCGCCGAGCACTACTGGGAGCGCGTCGCCGCGCGCTACGACCTGCCCGCGGACCGCTCGATCGTGCTCGGCGTCGACCGCCTCGACTACACGAAGGGGATCGTCGAGCGCCTCGACGCACTCTCGTACCTGCTGGAGCAGAACCCAGGGCTCGTCGGCGAGTTCACCTACGTCCAGAAGGGGACCCGAACGCGCGACCGCATTCCGGCCTACCGGCGCTACTACGACGACGTCCGCGCCCGGATCAACGAACTGGACCGGGTCCACGGGACCGAGGACTGGACGCCGGCCATCTACATCGAGGAGGGCATCGACGACCGCGAGTTGGCCGGGCTGTACCGGCACGCCGACGTGGCGGTGGTGAGTTCGCGGCGGGACGGGATGAACCTCGTCGCCAAGGAGTTCGTCGCCGCGCAGGGCGCCACGGCCGCCGACACCCCCGGTGTGCTCGTTCTCAGCCGATTCGTCGGCGCCGCCGAGGCGCTCTGCCCGGCGGCGCTCCCGGTCAACCCCTACGACGTGTCGGGGTTCGCGTCGACGATCGGCGAGGCGCTCGGGATGGACGCCGACGAACGGCGCGAGCGGATTGGGACGATGCAGGCGGCGGTCCGGGAACAGGACATCGACGCGTGGCTGGCGGCACAGAAGCAGGTACTCACGGGAACGGCGTCGGTCGTCGCCGACGACTGA
- the folP gene encoding dihydropteroate synthase, whose product MNPVDIAGLPVGEGHPPRIMGVLNMSVESNYGPSTWGDVEHAVEHAEEMAAEGADIIDVGLQSSNPKNPWQAVDTELERLERALEVLDAAEVDAVWSIETRYAEVADAALEGGFDMVNDVCGFADPDMPDVCAAHDAAVVKMASPPDIQSPGHLRSIDDCFAALARGGFTEKTIIDPAFGGWYDEKTYEDNWEMFRRLREFRAFNRPILTATNREDFLGDIADRPETEDQLAVSIAAATMEVERGADIVRTHDVPETADAVAVADFLGDRRAVESGPAAHDGDDEAGVHAAELTGVTPREVARNTLIREHDGVDPALAVTLTFAAGDLPEAAREELMAVGGEYGLLVAADDAGAVVSGDHVDAAGDDSEGGQGSSPAGEGTFVSGTLAAYEDALPELSGTPALEALTTTIREALERERL is encoded by the coding sequence ATGAACCCCGTCGACATCGCCGGCCTCCCCGTCGGGGAGGGTCACCCGCCGCGGATCATGGGCGTGCTGAACATGAGCGTCGAGTCGAACTACGGCCCCAGCACGTGGGGCGACGTGGAGCACGCCGTCGAGCACGCCGAGGAGATGGCGGCCGAGGGTGCCGACATCATCGACGTGGGACTGCAGTCCTCGAACCCGAAGAACCCGTGGCAGGCCGTCGACACCGAACTCGAGCGGCTCGAACGCGCGCTGGAGGTCCTCGACGCCGCCGAGGTCGACGCCGTCTGGTCGATCGAGACGCGCTACGCCGAGGTCGCCGATGCGGCCCTCGAGGGCGGTTTCGACATGGTCAACGACGTGTGTGGCTTCGCGGACCCCGACATGCCAGACGTGTGTGCGGCACACGACGCCGCCGTGGTGAAGATGGCGTCGCCGCCGGACATCCAGTCGCCGGGCCACCTCCGCTCCATCGACGACTGCTTCGCCGCGCTGGCCCGCGGCGGTTTCACCGAGAAGACGATCATCGACCCGGCCTTCGGCGGCTGGTACGACGAGAAGACCTACGAGGACAACTGGGAGATGTTCCGTCGCCTCCGGGAGTTCCGCGCGTTCAACCGGCCGATCCTGACCGCCACCAACCGCGAGGACTTCCTCGGCGACATCGCCGACCGGCCCGAGACCGAGGACCAGCTCGCCGTCAGCATCGCCGCGGCGACGATGGAGGTCGAGCGCGGCGCCGACATCGTCCGAACCCACGACGTGCCCGAGACGGCCGACGCTGTTGCCGTCGCCGACTTCCTCGGTGACCGACGCGCGGTCGAAAGCGGCCCGGCCGCCCACGATGGCGACGACGAGGCGGGCGTCCACGCCGCCGAACTCACCGGCGTTACGCCGCGGGAAGTCGCACGGAACACGCTGATCCGAGAGCACGACGGCGTCGACCCCGCGCTCGCGGTGACACTCACGTTCGCCGCCGGCGACCTCCCCGAGGCCGCGCGCGAGGAACTGATGGCGGTCGGCGGGGAGTACGGCCTGCTCGTCGCCGCCGACGACGCCGGGGCAGTCGTCTCCGGCGACCACGTCGACGCCGCTGGCGACGACTCGGAGGGTGGACAGGGAAGCAGCCCCGCGGGCGAGGGGACGTTCGTCTCCGGCACGCTCGCAGCCTACGAGGACGCACTCCCGGAACTGTCGGGGACGCCCGCGCTCGAAGCGCTCACGACGACGATCCGGGAAGCGCTGGAGCGCGAGCGACTGTAG
- a CDS encoding ATP-binding protein, translated as MHVVGRQTRESTAKGEAPPTGRLGRYLARDDSTGAPVGIDLDHPHAGLVVGKRGAGKSHTLGVLAEAAARARGVAPVVVDPIGAFGGLTADAGGGRNGDGTEPVPARVVERPTIRADAIPATDWPELVGLDPESGPGALVWDAASSAPTLSGMLQQVESLEAPREHQRAARNHLGRARDWDVFDQDGLTASELFGPEATVLSLAGADDAATSAVVAAVARLLYDARTGDEGDRPPRLPWLFVDEAHVAVDGVAGAALRTLLTRGRTPGVSLLLATQRPSALPAVAASQADLLVAHRLTSGADIDALAAASPTYLTGTLRERLPSGQGEALIVDDATESTHSVRIRERHTPHGGHTPRASGLTASPPDAGRETDRCVGPNEDV; from the coding sequence ATGCACGTCGTCGGCCGGCAGACGCGAGAGTCGACTGCGAAGGGGGAGGCACCACCGACCGGGCGTCTGGGGCGCTATCTCGCCCGGGACGACAGTACTGGTGCACCGGTCGGGATCGACCTCGATCACCCCCATGCGGGGCTCGTCGTCGGCAAGCGCGGCGCCGGGAAGTCCCACACACTGGGCGTGCTCGCCGAGGCAGCCGCCCGGGCACGTGGCGTCGCCCCGGTCGTCGTCGACCCGATAGGGGCGTTCGGCGGGCTCACAGCCGATGCTGGCGGGGGAAGAAACGGCGATGGGACGGAGCCGGTGCCGGCGCGCGTCGTCGAACGACCGACGATCCGAGCCGACGCGATCCCGGCGACTGACTGGCCCGAACTGGTCGGGCTTGATCCGGAGAGCGGACCGGGAGCGCTCGTCTGGGACGCAGCCTCGTCGGCGCCGACGCTGTCGGGAATGCTTCAGCAGGTCGAGTCGCTCGAAGCGCCACGCGAACACCAGCGCGCCGCGCGGAACCACTTGGGGCGGGCGAGGGACTGGGACGTGTTCGACCAGGACGGGCTCACAGCAAGTGAGCTGTTCGGCCCGGAAGCGACCGTGCTCTCGCTCGCCGGGGCCGACGACGCGGCGACGAGTGCCGTGGTCGCCGCCGTCGCACGGCTGCTGTACGACGCGCGAACGGGTGACGAAGGCGACCGTCCACCGCGGCTGCCGTGGCTGTTTGTCGACGAGGCCCACGTCGCCGTCGACGGCGTCGCGGGCGCGGCACTCCGGACGCTGTTGACTCGGGGGCGCACGCCGGGCGTGTCGCTCCTGCTGGCGACCCAGCGACCGTCGGCACTCCCTGCAGTCGCGGCCTCGCAGGCGGACCTACTCGTGGCGCACCGACTCACCAGCGGCGCCGACATCGACGCGCTCGCCGCCGCGAGCCCGACGTACCTCACCGGGACGCTCCGGGAGCGACTCCCCTCGGGCCAGGGGGAGGCGCTGATCGTCGACGACGCCACCGAGTCGACTCACAGCGTCCGGATACGGGAGCGACATACCCCCCACGGCGGGCACACGCCGCGGGCGAGCGGGCTCACTGCGAGTCCTCCCGACGCCGGAAGGGAAACCGACAGGTGCGTGGGGCCGAACGAGGACGTGTGA
- a CDS encoding DUF7382 domain-containing protein has product MLDPSRIRDPITDRLATLRDDERAIEGLPVRLVVSLVVGAACLSVMLNLVNGVGSLAASELDVQPRTEVVETGPQDLTLQVVDAEGGPVSGATVVVDGGTASVDGVATATTGADGNATVSVEPTLGANQERGTLSLDVKPPAGGSFVDRRENSHVLVIRP; this is encoded by the coding sequence ATGCTCGATCCGAGCCGCATCCGGGACCCGATCACCGACCGTCTCGCCACGCTCCGCGACGACGAACGCGCCATCGAGGGGCTGCCGGTCCGCCTCGTCGTCTCCTTAGTCGTCGGCGCCGCCTGTCTGAGCGTGATGCTGAACCTCGTCAACGGCGTCGGGAGCCTCGCGGCCAGCGAACTCGACGTACAGCCCCGGACGGAGGTCGTCGAGACGGGGCCACAGGACCTGACGCTGCAAGTCGTCGACGCCGAGGGCGGCCCGGTGTCCGGTGCGACCGTCGTCGTCGACGGCGGCACCGCCAGCGTCGACGGCGTCGCCACCGCGACGACCGGCGCCGACGGCAACGCCACCGTCTCGGTGGAGCCGACGCTGGGGGCCAATCAGGAACGCGGGACGCTGTCTCTCGACGTGAAGCCGCCGGCTGGGGGGTCGTTCGTCGACCGGCGCGAGAACAGCCACGTGCTGGTGATCCGGCCGTGA
- a CDS encoding protein-L-isoaspartate O-methyltransferase family protein, protein MDPAVLRDDMVDGLEHDLGRPLPEAIGVAMRTVPRREFVEDAPYDNRPSTSDGAIALAPGTVARLLTALDPQGGEEALVVGAGVGYTAAVLAEILDGRRVHALDISRRQVYRARQNLEAAGYGEVLVDCREGSDGLPEYAPYDRILVEAAVVEPPRSLLEQLAEGGRLVYPKGNTDQTLVAVTRDTDAPDGYRRVDERGPVRFAPLLVDGEQPGVTRNRTHREDREHAERGPSHGWEHEWLDWDERLSGRERRSGAPDWGDYGDRR, encoded by the coding sequence ATGGATCCCGCGGTGCTCCGGGACGACATGGTCGACGGGCTGGAACACGACCTCGGCCGGCCCCTCCCGGAGGCCATCGGCGTCGCAATGCGAACGGTTCCCCGACGCGAGTTCGTCGAGGACGCCCCCTACGACAACCGACCGTCGACGAGCGACGGCGCGATCGCGCTCGCGCCGGGGACGGTCGCCCGCCTGCTGACCGCACTCGACCCCCAGGGGGGTGAGGAGGCGCTCGTCGTCGGCGCTGGCGTCGGCTACACGGCCGCCGTGCTCGCCGAGATACTCGACGGCCGGCGCGTTCACGCACTCGACATCTCCCGGCGGCAGGTCTACCGCGCCCGACAGAACCTCGAAGCCGCCGGCTACGGCGAGGTGTTGGTCGACTGCCGCGAAGGCTCGGACGGCCTGCCGGAGTACGCCCCCTACGACCGGATTCTGGTCGAGGCGGCCGTCGTCGAGCCCCCCCGGTCGCTGCTCGAACAGTTGGCCGAGGGTGGCCGGCTGGTGTACCCAAAGGGCAACACAGACCAGACGCTCGTGGCCGTGACCCGGGACACCGACGCCCCGGATGGCTACCGTCGCGTCGACGAGCGCGGGCCGGTCCGGTTCGCGCCGCTGCTGGTCGACGGCGAACAGCCCGGCGTCACCCGGAACCGAACCCACCGGGAGGACCGCGAACACGCGGAGCGTGGCCCCTCCCACGGCTGGGAACACGAGTGGTTGGACTGGGACGAGCGACTCTCCGGGCGCGAGCGCCGGTCGGGTGCTCCCGACTGGGGCGACTACGGCGACCGGCGGTAG
- a CDS encoding SAM-dependent methyltransferase, which translates to MPTAGDPELDTPTLALLWAARETGLLRALLREPGGAPEAADAAGVTERAATIVVDTLVDLGFLHRMDDGVEPTNRALGLLATRDLRSVGTTPAALDRFGAYAELPRTMQTGVPPMEPDDGLRHRLGAVEATDDATVDATVEAALAAAPDAERALVIADGPGPHARALAERGLDVTLLDGAVEAEAVEPLLSGTSVTVRAASLADVATTFDLVLSVDAAWRASPDENRFTVAAAAETVAPGGAAVLVEPLGDRSPAAPRVATAALATGTGRPYDEAEVTAWFEGAGLVAVETADVPGTPYQAVAGRREE; encoded by the coding sequence ATGCCGACCGCTGGAGATCCAGAGCTCGACACCCCGACGCTCGCGCTGCTGTGGGCAGCCCGCGAGACGGGGCTGTTGCGGGCGCTGCTACGCGAACCCGGTGGGGCACCGGAGGCCGCTGACGCCGCAGGCGTCACCGAGCGCGCGGCGACCATCGTCGTGGACACGCTGGTCGATCTGGGGTTCCTCCACCGCATGGACGACGGCGTCGAGCCGACCAACCGCGCACTGGGGCTGTTGGCGACGCGGGACCTACGTTCGGTGGGAACGACCCCGGCCGCGCTGGACCGCTTCGGCGCCTACGCCGAACTCCCGCGAACGATGCAGACCGGCGTGCCGCCGATGGAACCGGATGACGGGCTCCGCCACCGGCTGGGTGCCGTCGAGGCAACCGACGACGCGACGGTCGACGCCACCGTCGAAGCCGCGCTCGCTGCGGCCCCCGACGCGGAACGCGCGCTCGTGATCGCCGACGGTCCCGGCCCGCACGCCCGTGCGCTCGCCGAGCGCGGCCTCGACGTGACGCTTCTCGACGGGGCCGTGGAGGCGGAGGCCGTCGAGCCGCTGCTGTCGGGCACGTCGGTGACCGTTCGGGCCGCCAGCCTCGCCGACGTGGCGACGACGTTCGACCTCGTGCTCAGCGTCGACGCGGCGTGGCGGGCGTCGCCCGACGAGAACCGCTTTACCGTGGCGGCGGCTGCCGAAACCGTCGCCCCGGGCGGTGCCGCGGTGCTGGTCGAGCCGCTCGGTGACCGCTCGCCGGCGGCGCCACGGGTGGCGACGGCGGCGCTGGCGACCGGGACGGGCCGGCCGTACGACGAGGCGGAGGTGACTGCGTGGTTCGAGGGGGCCGGGTTGGTGGCTGTCGAAACGGCCGACGTGCCGGGGACGCCGTATCAGGCGGTCGCCGGGCGGCGCGAGGAGTAG
- a CDS encoding protein-L-isoaspartate(D-aspartate) O-methyltransferase, with the protein MEFAARRDRLVERLRERGVIERNVTAEAIRAVPRHEFVPAPQRDDAYRDKPLPIGSGQTVSAPHMVAMMIEHLGLERGDRVLEVGTGCGYHAAVTAEVVGPGNVYSVEYVPELAERARETFDRLGDDIAVRTGDGHEGWPEHAPYDAAYLTCAAREVPPAVVKQVRAGGRVLAPVGDGSQQLVLMTVHEGGRTDRETLEGVRFVRMQGE; encoded by the coding sequence ATGGAGTTCGCGGCGCGCCGCGACCGGCTGGTCGAACGACTGCGTGAGCGCGGCGTCATCGAGCGCAACGTGACCGCCGAGGCGATTCGGGCGGTGCCCCGCCACGAGTTCGTCCCCGCGCCCCAGCGCGACGACGCGTACCGTGACAAGCCGCTCCCGATCGGCAGCGGACAGACCGTCTCGGCGCCACACATGGTGGCGATGATGATCGAACACCTCGGCCTCGAACGGGGCGACCGGGTGCTGGAGGTCGGGACGGGCTGTGGCTACCACGCCGCCGTCACGGCCGAAGTCGTCGGCCCGGGAAACGTCTACTCGGTTGAGTACGTCCCCGAGTTGGCCGAACGCGCCCGGGAGACGTTCGACCGGCTGGGGGACGACATCGCGGTCCGCACCGGTGACGGCCACGAAGGCTGGCCCGAACACGCGCCGTACGACGCCGCGTACCTCACCTGTGCGGCTCGGGAAGTGCCGCCAGCGGTCGTCAAGCAGGTCCGCGCCGGCGGTCGAGTGCTCGCACCCGTCGGCGACGGGAGCCAACAGCTCGTCCTAATGACCGTCCACGAAGGGGGCCGAACGGACCGCGAGACGCTCGAAGGCGTGCGGTTCGTCCGGATGCAGGGCGAGTAG
- a CDS encoding DHH family phosphoesterase, producing MQTGGYADAVARAEQFARGNPELAVAAVVLVVLAIAGLLALLRYRRPVGVRFKEALADRDRVAVLMHPDPDPDAMAAAVGVARLAEQVDCEPTLQFSGQIRHQENRAFRNVLDLDIQGIDHVSELAAESVVLVDHNHPRGFEGADGVLPFAVIDHHPGEGTGEEFTDVRTDYGASASIVAEYFGDVGGKPVPPDVHESEVEARFTLPSRECTGLLYGILADTRHLTTGAAAEDFNAAASIAPGVDEDALDRIANPQVSGETLDVKARAIAGRQVEGSFAVSDVGTLSNADAIPQAADELITLEGITAVVVVGERDGTVNLSGRSRDDRVHMGRALQSAVEGIPNAGAGGHARMGGGQFPAAAEVSREALVDAIFDSLEGDV from the coding sequence ATGCAGACCGGCGGCTATGCGGACGCGGTGGCGAGGGCTGAGCAGTTCGCTCGGGGGAACCCGGAACTGGCCGTCGCCGCCGTCGTGTTGGTCGTGCTCGCGATAGCCGGTCTCTTAGCCCTGCTCCGGTATCGACGACCCGTCGGCGTACGGTTCAAGGAGGCGCTCGCGGACCGGGACCGCGTCGCCGTCTTGATGCACCCCGACCCCGACCCCGACGCGATGGCTGCGGCGGTCGGCGTCGCCCGACTCGCCGAACAGGTCGACTGCGAGCCGACCCTCCAGTTCTCCGGACAGATCCGCCACCAGGAGAACCGCGCGTTCCGTAACGTCCTCGACCTCGACATCCAGGGGATCGACCACGTCTCGGAGTTGGCCGCCGAGTCCGTGGTGTTGGTCGACCACAACCACCCCCGTGGGTTCGAGGGCGCCGACGGCGTCCTCCCCTTCGCCGTCATCGACCACCACCCCGGCGAGGGCACCGGCGAGGAGTTCACCGACGTGCGGACGGACTACGGCGCGAGCGCCAGCATCGTCGCCGAGTACTTCGGCGACGTCGGCGGCAAGCCGGTGCCGCCGGACGTTCACGAGAGCGAGGTCGAGGCGCGCTTCACCCTCCCCTCCCGGGAGTGTACGGGGTTACTCTACGGGATTCTCGCCGACACCCGCCACCTCACGACGGGTGCGGCCGCCGAGGACTTCAACGCCGCCGCCTCGATCGCACCCGGCGTCGACGAGGACGCACTCGACCGGATCGCCAACCCGCAGGTCAGCGGCGAGACCCTCGACGTGAAAGCCCGCGCCATCGCCGGCCGGCAGGTCGAGGGATCGTTCGCCGTCAGCGACGTGGGGACGCTCTCGAACGCCGACGCCATCCCGCAGGCCGCCGACGAACTCATCACCTTGGAGGGGATCACCGCCGTCGTCGTCGTCGGCGAACGCGACGGCACGGTGAACCTCTCGGGACGCTCCCGGGACGACCGGGTCCACATGGGCCGAGCGCTCCAAAGCGCGGTCGAAGGGATACCGAACGCCGGCGCCGGCGGGCACGCCCGGATGGGTGGCGGCCAGTTCCCGGCCGCCGCCGAGGTGTCCCGCGAGGCGCTGGTCGACGCCATTTTCGACAGCCTCGAAGGCGACGTGTAG